CTTGGGATTGCAGCTGATGTGTAATAAATCGGAAGAAGGAAACACTTCGTGCTTAAGCATTTTTGATGCCGATGTAAAACAGTTTCCGCCCAAGGATAAAGTGCCTCACATGGGTTGGAACAATTTTGAATCGATCCAAGGAGAATTATTTAAAGGCATCGATAAAAATGATGATGTATACTATGTGCACAGCTACTACGCCGAGCTGAATAATAATACGACGGCAGTTTGCAATTACATTTCTCCTTTTAGTGCAGCGCTAAAAAAAGACAATTTTTATGCTACCCAATTTCACCCTGAAAAATCGGCTGGAGTTGGAGCGCAAATACTCAGAAACTTCTTAGAATTATGAGAATAATACCCGCAATAGACATTATAGATGGTAAATGTGTTCGACTCTCGAAGGGCGATTACAACACCAAGAAAGTGTATAGCGAAAACCCGTTGGACATTGCCAAATCTTTTGAAGATCATGGAATTCAATACTTACACCTAGTAGATTTGGATGGAGCTAAATCGCAACACATTGTAAATTACAAGGTATTAGAGAGTATTTGTTCCGGCACCCAGCTGAAAGTTGATTTTGGGGGTGGTTTAAAATCCAACGAAGACGTGAGAATCGCATTCGAAAGCGGTGCAAACCAAATTACAGGAGGCAGTATTGCGGTTGTAAGTCCCAATATCTTTATGCAATGGATGAAGCAATACGGAAGCGACAAAATCATACTTGGAGCCGATTGTAAGAACAGAAAAATTGCAACTTCAGGATGGATTGAAACCTCCGAGCTGGACGTGATAGAGTTCATCAAACGCTACCAGAAAGAGGGCATTAAGCATGTAATATGCACCGACATTGCTAAAGATGGCATGCTACAAGGGCCATCCAATAAGCTGTATGCCGAGATAATCTCAAAGACCAGCGTAAGGCTGATAGCGAGTGGAGGCGTTTCAAATCTGAATGATTTGATGCAGCTAAAAGAGCTGGGATGCGAAGGTGCTATTGTGGGGAAAGCTATTTATGAAGGTGAAATTACATTGACCCAACTGCAGAAGCTATGCTAAAAAAGAGAATAATACCGTGTCTGGACATTAAAGATGGACGAACGGTAAAGGGAATCAACTTTGTGAATATTAAAGATGCAGGCGATCCTATTGAGCTAGCCAAACGATACGTGGAACAGGGTGCAGACGAATTAGTGTTTTTAGATATTACCGCAACGGTTGAGTATAGAAAGACCCTAATTGACCTGGTGCAACGAATTGCTGCAGAGATCAACATCCCTTTTACCGTGGGTGGAGGAATAAGCTCGGTGGAGGATGTGCGCAATTTAATAAAAGCGGGAGCCGATAAAGTGAGCGTAAATTCTTCGGCGGTAAAACGCCCCGAATTAATTAAAGAGATTGCTCAAGAATTTGGAAATCAATGTGTGGTTGTTGCCATCGACACCAAATTTGAAAACGGTGAATGGAAAGTTTTTGTAAACGGAGGAAGAACCGCTACCCCATTAAAGACCGTGGAATGGGCCAAGCAAACAGAGCGGTTAGGAGCTGGCGAGATTCTCCTAACCTCCATGAACAATGACGGACTTAAAAATGGCTTTGCCATAGACATTACAAATCAAGTGGCTAAAAGCGTAAACATTCCGGTAATTGCTTCGGGTGGTGCTGGCAGTAAACAACACTTCCACGAGGTATTTGAGCAAACAGGAGCAACAGGAGGATTGGCTGCTACTGTTTTTCACTACGGCGAAATACCCATACCCGAACTAAAAGCGTATTTAAAAACCAAACAAATACCCATACGATGACAATAGATTTTTCAAAAGGAAATGGACTAGTTCCAGTGGTTATTCAAGACAATAACACACTTCAAGTTCTTATGCTAGGCTATATGAACGAGGAAGCATTTATGAAAACGAAAGCCGAAAACAGGGTGACGTTTTTTAGTCGAAGTAAAAACCGCCTGTGGACCAAAGGGGAAATGTCGGGCAACTATCTTGAAGTAAAAGATCTTCAAATCGATTGCGATAACGATACCCTTTTAATTAAAGCAAAACCAGCGGGGCCAACTTGCCACACCGGTTCCACATCGTGCTTTAATGAAGTAACGGCAAAAGGTTTTGTATATGATTTGCAAGCCACCATTAATCAACGGATTGATGAGAATGATGAATCCTCATACACCAACAAACTTTATAGGAAAGGTATCAACAAAGTTGCTCAAAAAGTGGGTGAAGAAGCCGTTGAATTGGTGATAGAAGCAAAAGACAATGACGACAACTTGTTTAAGAATGAGGCCGCTGATTTATTGTATCACTATTTAATACTGCTAAAAGCGAAAGGCTGCACATTTGAGGACATTGAAGGTGTTTTAGAAAAAAGAAGAAAAAGCAAGTAGCGCAGAAGGCTCCCCCCGCCAGCGAGGCCCTCACGAGCATTTGCGAGTAACAGCTGGCAAGGTGGTTTATTCGCTTCGCTCATGAGATCGCTTCGCTAAGTTGGGGTGACCCCATGCACTGACCCGGAGCGAAGCGCACGACTAGCGGGAGTTGTTCTGCTTCCTTTTGCAGGTTTGATCCCTATAAAATGGGAAAGTGCGCTTATACCAGCACACTTTTCTAGGAACCTTTGGTGTAGTATGCATCATCGGTCGTTATTCGGCAAATGTAGATATCGAAATTTATCTCTTAAAATATTTGGTCAGATCTTAGAATTCGATTGGCGTTTCGTTGTTTTCTATTTTGGGGTTTCGTTTTTCATTTTTTCGATGAGTACTGCTCCTTTTGCGATTTTTTAGTCGTTTTCTTCGTAGTAGTATGAGTAGTCAATACCTTTCATAAACATTTCTCGGTCATTTATTTCGGAGGTGAGTGCATTATTCAATAGAGTTTTCAGAACACTAATTTTTGTTGGACTTAGCATCATTCCGTTCATGTAATCTCGCTTGCTTATTTTACTCCAATCCACGTTTTTTTTGATGCGTTTTTTTAGCATCAAATCCAACCATATTCGGGCACTTCTGCCGTTGCCTTCCATGAAAGGGTGTGCGATGTTCATTTCTACATATTTGTCTACAATGTCGTCAAATGTAGTTTCGGGCATTGCTTCTATTTGCTTTAATGTGTCGCCTAAAAAGTGGGATACGGCAAATTGAAAACCTCCCTTTGAAATATTTTTTTGTCTGATTTGCCCCGCAAAATCATACAATCCACCAAACAAATAAGCGTGTATTTGTTGCAAGCCTTTGGTTGTGCCAACTTCTATGCTGTTGATGAAAGAACTTTCAAACAAAGCATAAGCTTTTGTTTTGCTTTTTCCGTCTATACTTTCATCGTTGTATGTAAACCATTCTATAAATTGGTTTGCCTTTTTGCCAGGAAATTCTTTGCCCAATGCAATAATCCCTTTGTAATCAAGCATATCGGCTAAACGCTTTTTGCCGTCTGGTGCATGAAATTTCAACTGGGTAGTAGCACTAACCACTTGACTGTTTTCTTTCTTCAACTTGGCTTTAAGATATTTCCAATAGTTGCGGGTTTTGGTGTAGTCGTCTTGGTCGGTAAGCACAGCTACAATATCCAACACACTAAACCACCACTTGGAGTTTTGCTCGTCCCAAACGGCTCGCACTTCGCGGTCGTCAAAAAAGCGTATGGATATTTTTGCATTACTCATAATTTTATGCCATCTATTCTGACTTTCTGCAATTATCTGTGCAAATTTATGATAATTTTAGTCTTGTAGTTGCTGTCTGCGGTGACAGGTTACAATGAACGCCAACGTTGGCGGTATGAAACGTGCCGATGTAGAACGTTTCAAATTATATACGGCTAATC
This is a stretch of genomic DNA from Williamwhitmania taraxaci. It encodes these proteins:
- the hisH gene encoding imidazole glycerol phosphate synthase subunit HisH, whose amino-acid sequence is MIAIIKYNAGNIKSMQNALHRLGFEGVITDDRATILSAEKVIFPGVGEASTAMRHLKERGLDEVIKSVTQPFLGICLGLQLMCNKSEEGNTSCLSIFDADVKQFPPKDKVPHMGWNNFESIQGELFKGIDKNDDVYYVHSYYAELNNNTTAVCNYISPFSAALKKDNFYATQFHPEKSAGVGAQILRNFLEL
- the hisF gene encoding imidazole glycerol phosphate synthase subunit HisF, whose amino-acid sequence is MLKKRIIPCLDIKDGRTVKGINFVNIKDAGDPIELAKRYVEQGADELVFLDITATVEYRKTLIDLVQRIAAEINIPFTVGGGISSVEDVRNLIKAGADKVSVNSSAVKRPELIKEIAQEFGNQCVVVAIDTKFENGEWKVFVNGGRTATPLKTVEWAKQTERLGAGEILLTSMNNDGLKNGFAIDITNQVAKSVNIPVIASGGAGSKQHFHEVFEQTGATGGLAATVFHYGEIPIPELKAYLKTKQIPIR
- the hisA gene encoding 1-(5-phosphoribosyl)-5-[(5-phosphoribosylamino)methylideneamino]imidazole-4-carboxamide isomerase, which produces MMRIIPAIDIIDGKCVRLSKGDYNTKKVYSENPLDIAKSFEDHGIQYLHLVDLDGAKSQHIVNYKVLESICSGTQLKVDFGGGLKSNEDVRIAFESGANQITGGSIAVVSPNIFMQWMKQYGSDKIILGADCKNRKIATSGWIETSELDVIEFIKRYQKEGIKHVICTDIAKDGMLQGPSNKLYAEIISKTSVRLIASGGVSNLNDLMQLKELGCEGAIVGKAIYEGEITLTQLQKLC
- the hisIE gene encoding bifunctional phosphoribosyl-AMP cyclohydrolase/phosphoribosyl-ATP diphosphatase HisIE, producing the protein MTIDFSKGNGLVPVVIQDNNTLQVLMLGYMNEEAFMKTKAENRVTFFSRSKNRLWTKGEMSGNYLEVKDLQIDCDNDTLLIKAKPAGPTCHTGSTSCFNEVTAKGFVYDLQATINQRIDENDESSYTNKLYRKGINKVAQKVGEEAVELVIEAKDNDDNLFKNEAADLLYHYLILLKAKGCTFEDIEGVLEKRRKSK
- the fic gene encoding protein adenylyltransferase Fic; translated protein: MSNAKISIRFFDDREVRAVWDEQNSKWWFSVLDIVAVLTDQDDYTKTRNYWKYLKAKLKKENSQVVSATTQLKFHAPDGKKRLADMLDYKGIIALGKEFPGKKANQFIEWFTYNDESIDGKSKTKAYALFESSFINSIEVGTTKGLQQIHAYLFGGLYDFAGQIRQKNISKGGFQFAVSHFLGDTLKQIEAMPETTFDDIVDKYVEMNIAHPFMEGNGRSARIWLDLMLKKRIKKNVDWSKISKRDYMNGMMLSPTKISVLKTLLNNALTSEINDREMFMKGIDYSYYYEEND